One Hordeum vulgare subsp. vulgare chromosome 4H, MorexV3_pseudomolecules_assembly, whole genome shotgun sequence DNA window includes the following coding sequences:
- the LOC123450559 gene encoding COP9 signalosome complex subunit 5-like: MEATSSSAVARQTWELENNIPVAASDPDAMDAIYRYYEAANARAHQEKPWATDPHHFRHARISALALLKMVIHARVGGTIEIMGLMQGRHNARPQILPPPPSLFIIGAPDLTRCCNAALNRVSFQKGN, translated from the coding sequence ATGGAGGCCACCTCGTCGTCGGCGGTGGCGCGACAGACGTGGGAGCTGGAGAACAACATCCCGGTGGCTGCCTCCGACCCAGACGCCATGGACGCGATCTACCGCTACTACGAGGCGGCCAACGCGCGGGCCCACCAGGAGAAGCCCTGGGCCACCGACCCGCACCACTTCCGCCACGCCAGGATCTCCGCCCTCGCGCTCCTCAAGATGGTCATCCACGCCCGCGTCGGCGGCACCATCGAGATCATGGGCCTCATGCAGGGCAGGCACAACGCTCGCCCCCAAATCCTTCCGCCACCACCGTCCCTATTTATCATTGGAGCTCCCGATCTGACCAGATGTTGCAATGCTGCTCTGAATAGAGTGTCATTTCAGAAAGGAAATTAG